The following are from one region of the Hemibagrus wyckioides isolate EC202008001 linkage group LG24, SWU_Hwy_1.0, whole genome shotgun sequence genome:
- the LOC131344953 gene encoding interferon a3-like gives MMAVLNMWGFILLTLSYWTCANGCTWMKTQNKASLSSFQVLSNSSIAHLEQACKDSVHAHGKLSMDFPHKLYNRIYQLEATDHIMFIMRTLKSIMRIYSGKYEKVDCDQNKLQIFLLDVHRQIMELERCAKNLVATEVQKKISKKMEMHFKSLISHLKNTDYSAEGWNETAGVVLKHLRRLDLLATKTKTDLHD, from the exons ATGATGGCGGTATTAAATATGTGGGGTTTTATTCTGCTAACTCTCAGCTACTGGACCTGCGCAAATGGATGCACATGGATGAAGACGCAGAACAAAGCATCTCTTAGCAGCTTCCAGGTTTTAAGCAACAGCTCGATTGCTCATCTTGAACAGGCG TGCAAAGATTCCGTGCATGCTCATGGCAAACTCAGCATGGACTTTCCACACAAGCTGTACAACCGCATATACCAACTAGAG GCAACGGATCACATTATGTTCATAATGAGGACTCTAAAGAGCATCATGAGGATCTACAGTGGGAAATATGAGAAGGTGGACTGCGACCAGAATAAACTGCAGATCTTCCTGCTTGATGTGCATCGGCAGATTATGGAGCTGGAGCGATGT GCAAAAAACCTCGTCGCTACCGAAGTACaaaagaaaatatctaaaaagatGGAAATGCACTTCAAAAGTCTGATTTCTCACCTCAAAAACACG GATTACAGTGCAGAGGGCTGGAATGAGACTGCTGGAGTGGTGCTGAAGCACTTGAGAAGACTCGATCTTCTGGCCACTAAAACTAAAACCGATCTTCATGATTAA